The Spirochaetota bacterium genome contains a region encoding:
- a CDS encoding GGDEF domain-containing protein: MPDMNSEHKNPPRRVNGYTATFGDKALERDYFVHEYGRLGRYLRFFLSAGALLYFMFLVPDYLVFGAEPRFLFLFALRALFVFVSLVTLLALKKPANLPVMHRWITGYLALNCLNFIAVLTLYEKGNPYIQGFSVIMVILGIFLVPNRWVLSVTIAVAVIISYTALLVTSPGRLTGFEIAAIITYLVLALVLGAFSMLRGEYSKRLQYLTTRDLERMTVTDALTGVFNRKKFDDELSRWIMIAYRYHGPFSLVLIDIDNFKKINDTHGHRAGDAVLTGIAMLVSTQIREIDLFARWGGEEFALLLPQTGRVQAAVLADRIRAVIEKHQFPRIGRVTCSFGITEYLPEDTAESLFIRVDGLLYTAKSNGKNCVVSG; encoded by the coding sequence ATGCCGGACATGAATTCCGAACATAAAAATCCGCCCAGAAGGGTTAACGGGTATACCGCGACGTTCGGCGATAAAGCCCTCGAACGGGACTACTTCGTACACGAATACGGACGCCTGGGAAGGTATCTCCGGTTTTTCCTCTCCGCCGGCGCGCTCCTGTACTTCATGTTCCTGGTACCGGACTACCTGGTCTTTGGCGCGGAACCGCGCTTTCTTTTCCTTTTCGCCCTCCGCGCGCTTTTTGTTTTCGTTTCGCTCGTCACGCTCCTTGCGCTAAAAAAGCCGGCGAACCTTCCCGTCATGCACCGGTGGATAACGGGATACCTGGCGCTCAATTGCCTCAATTTCATCGCGGTGCTGACACTTTATGAAAAAGGCAACCCCTACATCCAGGGATTCAGCGTGATCATGGTCATCCTGGGAATCTTTCTCGTCCCCAACCGCTGGGTATTATCGGTGACCATAGCCGTCGCCGTCATAATCTCGTATACGGCGCTGCTCGTTACTTCGCCGGGACGCCTGACCGGCTTTGAAATCGCCGCGATAATCACGTACCTCGTGCTGGCCCTCGTCCTGGGCGCGTTTTCGATGCTGCGCGGAGAGTATTCGAAGCGGCTGCAATACCTCACGACCAGGGACCTGGAAAGAATGACCGTCACCGATGCGCTCACGGGGGTGTTCAACAGAAAAAAATTCGACGACGAGCTCTCGCGATGGATCATGATCGCGTACCGGTACCACGGCCCTTTCAGCCTCGTGCTCATCGACATCGACAATTTCAAGAAGATAAACGACACCCACGGCCACCGCGCCGGCGACGCCGTCCTCACCGGCATAGCAATGCTCGTCTCGACGCAGATACGCGAAATCGACCTGTTCGCGCGCTGGGGGGGCGAGGAGTTCGCCCTGCTCCTGCCCCAGACGGGGCGCGTGCAGGCCGCCGTTCTGGCCGACCGTATCCGCGCGGTGATCGAAAAGCATCAATTTCCCAGGATAGGACGGGTTACCTGCAGCTTCGGGATCACGGAATACCTCCCGGAGGATACCGCGGAAAGCCTGTTCATCCGCGTGGACGGCCTGCTCTACACGGCGAAGTCGAATGGGAAGAACTGTGTGGTGAGCGGCTGA
- a CDS encoding radical SAM protein: MRYEGNIFRPFSEANSYLLQCTVGCSHNACTFCGMYKDKKYRVRGIDEIRADIRMAGEHYGDVEKVFLCDGDAIAIDTPVLLEILSDLKKTFRSLRHVGSYVGPQSTLAKSADELKELRAAGLTKAYLGVETGDDALLKHIRKGVTAGEMLAAGRALIDAGMNLSSMVLLGLAGRGARAREHAIATARITNEMKPHYLAALTVTPVPGTVLHQQMQRGEYELPDALETLEEMKVLFENLTVDNMRFVGIHASNYLPVNGTLQKDKAHMLAAIDAVLSGRDMSGLRSERARGL; the protein is encoded by the coding sequence ATGCGATACGAAGGAAACATCTTCCGCCCGTTCAGCGAGGCCAATAGTTACCTGTTACAGTGCACCGTGGGATGCTCGCATAACGCGTGCACCTTCTGCGGGATGTACAAGGACAAGAAATACCGCGTGCGCGGCATCGACGAGATAAGGGCCGATATACGCATGGCGGGCGAACATTACGGGGACGTCGAGAAGGTGTTCCTGTGCGACGGCGACGCGATCGCGATCGACACGCCCGTCCTCCTGGAGATATTATCGGACCTCAAAAAAACATTCCGCTCGCTGCGGCATGTGGGCAGCTACGTGGGCCCGCAAAGCACCCTCGCGAAGAGCGCCGATGAGCTGAAGGAGCTGCGCGCGGCCGGGCTCACCAAGGCATACCTGGGCGTCGAGACGGGCGACGACGCGCTCCTGAAGCACATCCGCAAGGGCGTGACCGCGGGGGAGATGCTTGCGGCGGGGCGTGCGCTCATTGACGCCGGGATGAATCTTTCGTCCATGGTGCTCCTGGGGCTCGCGGGCCGCGGTGCGCGCGCACGGGAACACGCAATCGCGACCGCGCGCATCACCAACGAAATGAAGCCGCACTACCTGGCGGCGCTCACCGTGACGCCGGTGCCCGGCACGGTCCTCCACCAGCAGATGCAGCGCGGCGAATACGAGCTTCCCGACGCGCTCGAGACGCTCGAAGAGATGAAGGTGCTTTTCGAAAACCTGACGGTGGACAACATGCGCTTCGTGGGAATCCACGCCTCGAACTACCTGCCCGTCAACGGCACCCTCCAGAAAGATAAGGCACACATGCTCGCCGCGATCGACGCGGTGCTTTCGGGCCGCGACATGTCGGGACTCCGGTCCGAGCGGGCGCGGGGGTTGTAG
- a CDS encoding glutamine-hydrolyzing GMP synthase, whose protein sequence is MPGSVPAEKVIVLDFGSQYTQLIARRIRELHVYAEIVPFFHPIEDIKREKPGAIVLSGGPSSLYEENAPRIGNDIFELGVPVLGICYGLYVTVEAFGGKTGSSSRKEYGRATISVKADSPLFKGLAREETVWMSHGDKVEAPPPGFTVIASTDNAETAAIEHREKRIYGVQFHPEVYHTVHGTEILSNFLFGVCRITPTWNMKSFVNSSIEAIRAEVKDGTVLLGLSGGVDSSVVAVLLQKAIGERLYCVFVNNGVLRKNEAEKVIERFTHHMKLNLIYVDAYDRFLGKLAGVDEPEEKRKIIGREFIAVFMEEAKKIGRFDFLAQGTLYPDVIESVSTKGPSDTIKSHHNRVPEVLELIKSGKVIEPLKELFKDEVRELGQELGMPDELIYRHPFPGPGLAIRIIGEITEERLRVLREADEILVDEIKAAGLYRKLWQAFCVFLPVKSVGVMGDKRTYENVIAIRAVTSVDAMTADWAELPYAVLQTISNRIINEVRGVNRVVYDISSKPPSTIEWE, encoded by the coding sequence ATTCCGGGGAGCGTCCCCGCCGAAAAGGTGATCGTGCTGGATTTCGGTTCGCAGTACACCCAGCTCATCGCCCGCCGCATCCGCGAGCTGCACGTTTACGCCGAGATCGTGCCCTTTTTCCATCCGATCGAGGACATAAAAAGGGAAAAGCCGGGCGCGATCGTGCTCTCCGGGGGACCATCGTCCCTCTACGAGGAGAACGCCCCGCGCATAGGGAACGATATATTCGAGCTCGGCGTGCCGGTGCTGGGCATCTGTTACGGACTGTACGTGACGGTCGAGGCGTTCGGCGGAAAGACGGGGAGCTCGTCGCGCAAGGAGTACGGGCGCGCGACGATCAGCGTGAAGGCGGATTCGCCGCTTTTCAAAGGCCTCGCGCGCGAGGAGACAGTATGGATGAGCCACGGCGACAAGGTGGAAGCGCCCCCGCCCGGCTTCACGGTGATCGCGAGCACGGATAACGCCGAGACCGCGGCCATCGAGCACCGCGAGAAGAGGATATACGGGGTCCAGTTCCACCCCGAGGTCTACCACACCGTCCACGGGACCGAGATACTTTCGAACTTCCTGTTCGGGGTATGCCGCATAACGCCCACCTGGAACATGAAGTCCTTCGTGAACTCGAGCATAGAGGCCATCCGCGCCGAGGTGAAGGACGGCACCGTGCTCCTGGGACTCTCCGGGGGCGTGGACTCCTCGGTCGTCGCGGTGCTTTTACAGAAGGCCATAGGCGAGCGGCTGTACTGCGTGTTCGTGAACAACGGGGTGCTCCGCAAGAACGAGGCCGAGAAGGTGATCGAGCGCTTCACGCACCACATGAAGCTGAACCTCATCTACGTGGACGCCTACGACCGGTTCCTGGGGAAGCTCGCGGGCGTGGACGAGCCGGAAGAGAAGAGGAAAATCATAGGACGGGAATTCATCGCGGTGTTCATGGAGGAGGCGAAGAAGATCGGGCGCTTCGATTTCCTCGCGCAGGGGACGCTCTATCCCGACGTGATCGAATCGGTGTCCACGAAGGGTCCGTCCGATACCATCAAGAGCCACCACAACCGCGTCCCCGAGGTGCTTGAGCTCATTAAGTCCGGCAAGGTGATCGAGCCCCTGAAGGAGCTCTTCAAGGACGAGGTCCGCGAGCTCGGGCAGGAGCTCGGGATGCCCGACGAGCTCATCTACCGGCACCCCTTCCCCGGCCCGGGCCTCGCGATCCGCATCATAGGCGAGATCACCGAGGAGCGCCTCAGGGTGCTGCGCGAGGCGGACGAGATCCTGGTCGACGAGATAAAGGCCGCCGGGCTCTACCGGAAGCTCTGGCAGGCGTTCTGCGTGTTCCTGCCGGTGAAGTCGGTGGGCGTGATGGGCGACAAGCGCACCTACGAGAACGTGATCGCGATCCGCGCCGTCACCTCGGTGGACGCGATGACCGCCGACTGGGCGGAGCTCCCCTACGCGGTGCTCCAGACGATCTCGAACCGCATCATCAACGAGGTGCGCGGCGTGAATCGCGTGGTCTACGACATTTCGTCAAAGCCGCCGTCCACGATCGAGTGGGAGTAG
- the purE gene encoding 5-(carboxyamino)imidazole ribonucleotide mutase, whose translation MPDVAIILGSDSDLPRIRECFSTLEDFGVPFEVRVSSAHRTPDETKEWAKGLRARGVKVVIAAAGGAAHLPGVLAAYTTLPVIGIPIETALAGGIDSILSILQMPSGIPVGTMPAGRAGGTNAALYAVAMLAIGDAALASKLDEYRKTLARGVMEKNEKLQAAGYKEYIRLMESKK comes from the coding sequence ATGCCGGACGTTGCTATCATACTCGGGAGCGATTCGGACCTCCCCCGCATCAGGGAATGCTTTTCCACGCTCGAGGATTTCGGCGTGCCCTTCGAGGTGCGCGTCTCTTCCGCCCACAGGACGCCCGACGAGACGAAGGAATGGGCGAAGGGACTGCGGGCGCGCGGCGTGAAGGTCGTCATTGCTGCGGCCGGCGGTGCGGCGCACCTGCCCGGGGTGCTCGCGGCCTACACGACGCTTCCCGTGATAGGTATCCCCATCGAGACTGCGCTCGCGGGCGGGATCGATTCGATCCTCTCGATCCTCCAGATGCCCTCCGGCATACCGGTGGGAACCATGCCGGCCGGCAGGGCCGGCGGGACAAACGCCGCGCTCTACGCGGTCGCGATGCTCGCGATTGGCGACGCGGCCCTCGCTTCGAAGCTCGATGAGTATCGAAAAACGCTCGCGCGCGGCGTGATGGAGAAAAATGAAAAGCTGCAGGCCGCGGGGTATAAGGAATATATCCGTCTGATGGAGTCGAAGAAATGA
- a CDS encoding tetratricopeptide repeat protein, translating to MDFLRFIAFFIALVVMGGVVLVARMMQHPARIRKAEEFFAQGDTRKAGEIVKKVLDKKPDFVPARYLRARMLILQRQYVMAISELTGILGLSDMRQYVNEVEIHYHLAMLYKETKQFPREVDEYKVILTFNPNDIRANHRIGHVLFKQKNFQSARDHLLRAYSQDASLVDALFPLGASYFNLGDYSSAEQHLLRSLETGTDTIEAQYMLGIIYKSRKDYDTALRMFSNTQVDRRFYIKSLYQVGEIYFERDEYDEAIRRLEPGLSSLQPKTDEALEYRYLLAECYEHGNKIAEALYHWEQINEQNPGYRGIKGKLDDYRGILEDERQRALFTSSLEELQPLITEIIARLNYNVLSKKPVGQHEYQFRAFNVKRMNDPPLLINFNRTTREITEAQLEEFHKRMDEEKCRSGIYITTSRFSIKAKNNATTMLIDLVDTSTLTRLIERIMQKKDRG from the coding sequence ATGGATTTTCTCAGGTTTATCGCGTTTTTTATCGCGCTCGTCGTCATGGGCGGCGTGGTCCTCGTCGCCAGGATGATGCAGCACCCCGCGCGCATCCGCAAGGCCGAGGAATTTTTCGCGCAGGGCGACACGCGCAAGGCAGGGGAGATCGTCAAGAAGGTCCTTGACAAGAAACCCGATTTCGTCCCCGCGCGCTACCTTCGCGCCCGCATGCTCATTCTGCAGAGGCAGTACGTGATGGCCATCTCCGAGCTCACCGGCATCCTGGGGTTGTCCGATATGCGCCAGTACGTGAACGAGGTGGAAATCCACTACCACCTCGCCATGCTCTACAAGGAAACCAAGCAGTTCCCGCGGGAGGTCGACGAGTACAAGGTCATCCTCACCTTCAACCCGAACGACATCAGGGCCAATCACCGCATCGGGCACGTGCTTTTCAAGCAGAAGAATTTCCAGTCGGCGCGCGATCACCTGCTGCGCGCGTACAGTCAGGACGCGAGCCTCGTCGACGCGCTGTTTCCGCTGGGGGCGAGCTATTTCAATCTGGGCGACTATTCCTCCGCGGAACAGCACCTGCTGCGATCCCTGGAAACCGGCACGGACACCATCGAGGCCCAGTATATGCTGGGAATCATCTACAAGTCCCGCAAGGACTACGATACCGCGCTGCGCATGTTCTCGAACACCCAGGTCGACCGGCGCTTCTATATAAAATCCTTGTACCAGGTCGGCGAGATATATTTCGAGAGGGACGAGTACGACGAGGCCATCCGCAGGCTCGAGCCGGGGCTTTCGTCACTCCAGCCCAAGACCGACGAGGCGCTCGAGTACCGCTACCTCCTCGCCGAGTGTTACGAGCACGGCAACAAGATCGCGGAGGCGCTCTACCACTGGGAGCAGATCAACGAGCAGAACCCGGGCTACCGCGGCATCAAGGGCAAGCTGGACGACTACCGGGGAATCCTCGAGGACGAACGCCAGCGCGCCCTCTTCACCTCGTCGCTCGAGGAGCTGCAACCGCTCATCACCGAGATTATCGCACGGCTCAATTACAACGTGCTCTCGAAAAAGCCGGTGGGTCAGCACGAGTACCAGTTTCGCGCCTTCAACGTGAAGCGGATGAACGATCCGCCCCTGCTCATCAACTTCAATAGAACTACGCGCGAGATCACCGAGGCCCAGCTCGAGGAATTCCACAAGCGCATGGACGAGGAGAAATGCAGGAGCGGTATCTACATAACCACGAGCCGCTTCAGCATCAAGGCGAAGAACAACGCCACGACCATGCTCATCGACCTTGTGGATACGAGTACGCTGACAAGGCTTATCGAGCGCATAATGCAGAAAAAGGACAGGGGTTGA
- a CDS encoding methyltransferase domain-containing protein has product MKFYDRQFALDYDRRLSAEGYPGNLLDEVASRIKGAGRIIDVGAGTGFFTAPLARIGHRVEAVEPSQWMAALLEEKLEGEARGRVRVSVVPWEDWSGDRADALVCVHAIYPMKDTRAALRKMSEYAAKSVLLVKSDVGTLSLAELLRARFGGGHGGSGVFRTQVTDALDVIGLDYEVHNVEQIRVTRIADLDEESEYFRRHLGLEEGMGPEVRRVLEEVCARDKQGYSFRGVYHDVVITF; this is encoded by the coding sequence ATGAAATTCTATGATCGCCAGTTCGCGCTGGACTACGACCGGAGGCTTTCAGCCGAGGGGTACCCGGGCAACCTGCTCGACGAGGTGGCATCGAGAATCAAGGGGGCGGGTCGTATCATTGACGTGGGAGCCGGGACGGGATTCTTTACCGCTCCCCTCGCACGGATAGGACACAGGGTCGAGGCTGTGGAGCCCTCGCAATGGATGGCGGCACTTCTGGAGGAAAAGCTTGAGGGGGAGGCCCGCGGCCGCGTCAGGGTATCCGTGGTTCCCTGGGAGGATTGGAGCGGCGACAGGGCCGATGCGCTTGTCTGCGTTCACGCGATCTACCCGATGAAAGATACGAGGGCGGCGCTGCGCAAGATGAGCGAATACGCGGCGAAGTCCGTGCTCCTCGTCAAGAGCGACGTGGGGACGCTCAGCCTTGCGGAGCTTTTACGCGCGCGTTTCGGCGGCGGGCACGGCGGTTCGGGCGTGTTCCGCACGCAGGTCACCGATGCGCTCGACGTGATCGGTCTCGATTACGAGGTGCACAATGTCGAGCAGATTCGCGTCACCCGGATCGCCGATCTCGACGAGGAATCCGAGTACTTCCGAAGGCACCTGGGGCTCGAAGAGGGGATGGGTCCGGAGGTGCGGCGCGTGCTCGAAGAGGTGTGCGCGCGCGATAAACAGGGCTACTCTTTCCGCGGCGTGTACCACGACGTGGTGATCACGTTTTAG
- a CDS encoding alkaline phosphatase has translation MKKLAIIIAAGLACAVLLGGACSKKPGPIRNVILIIGDGMGPQQIGLALTYARYAPRSVVPGRKLVIEEAMQAGAMGLVLMSPEGALVTDSAASATQYATGLPARPETVGLNKDGNAAETILELASRKGRATGLVSDTRITHATPAAFAAHRADRNMENEIAEDVIRSGADVLFSGGLRYFLPQEVANKNSQAYKDLRELVPAHIELDSKRKDNQNLLDAARGQGYDLVFGKSDMQSAKSGKLLGLFTAGEMPDGIQVTKTRKSKDRQIPTLREMTEKAIEILSRSESGFFLMVEAGHIDWAGHNSDAGRLIHEMLVLDETLGYVYSWAKSREDTLVLVAADHETGGVGFSYSRYNIPEPRALMGKAFGGKPYKPSWNYVNPEVLDRIYAQKMSFNGIRDQFEALPKKDQTADALTRIFNANVEFKISSEEAKAILADETNEYYVSGRDARKSFPKVLDFKEFYVAPDEARNNLMGRAISREQGIVWASGTHTSTPTILIALGPENTINYFRGLRHSTEVGELMRQALGL, from the coding sequence ATGAAAAAGCTTGCAATAATCATCGCCGCGGGACTCGCGTGCGCCGTGCTCCTTGGCGGGGCGTGCTCAAAGAAACCGGGCCCCATCCGGAACGTCATCCTGATCATCGGGGACGGCATGGGTCCCCAGCAGATCGGCCTCGCGCTCACCTACGCGCGCTACGCCCCGCGGTCGGTCGTCCCCGGCCGAAAGCTCGTCATCGAGGAGGCCATGCAGGCGGGCGCGATGGGTCTCGTGCTCATGAGCCCCGAGGGCGCGCTCGTCACCGATTCCGCGGCCTCCGCGACCCAGTACGCGACGGGGCTTCCGGCGCGTCCGGAGACCGTGGGCCTCAACAAGGACGGCAACGCAGCCGAGACCATCCTGGAACTGGCGAGCCGCAAGGGCCGGGCCACCGGGCTCGTGTCCGATACGCGCATCACGCACGCGACCCCCGCGGCCTTCGCCGCGCACCGCGCGGACCGCAACATGGAAAACGAGATCGCCGAGGACGTCATCCGGTCGGGCGCCGACGTGCTCTTCTCCGGGGGGCTCAGGTACTTCCTTCCGCAAGAGGTCGCGAATAAAAATTCGCAGGCGTACAAGGACCTGCGCGAGCTCGTCCCCGCCCACATCGAGCTCGATTCGAAGCGCAAGGACAACCAGAACCTGCTCGACGCGGCGCGGGGCCAGGGATACGACCTCGTATTTGGCAAGTCCGATATGCAGAGCGCGAAGAGCGGGAAGCTGCTGGGACTTTTCACCGCGGGCGAAATGCCCGACGGAATCCAGGTGACGAAGACGCGCAAGAGCAAGGACCGCCAGATCCCCACGCTCCGGGAGATGACGGAGAAAGCGATCGAGATACTTTCGCGCAGCGAGAGCGGTTTTTTCCTCATGGTCGAGGCCGGCCACATCGACTGGGCGGGTCACAACAGCGATGCCGGGCGGCTCATCCACGAAATGCTGGTGCTGGACGAAACCCTGGGGTACGTGTACTCGTGGGCGAAGTCACGCGAGGACACGCTCGTCCTGGTCGCGGCCGACCACGAGACGGGGGGCGTGGGTTTCAGCTATTCGCGCTACAATATACCGGAGCCCCGGGCGCTCATGGGCAAGGCCTTCGGGGGAAAGCCGTATAAGCCCTCGTGGAATTACGTGAATCCCGAGGTCCTGGACCGCATCTACGCGCAGAAAATGAGCTTCAACGGGATACGCGACCAGTTCGAGGCGCTGCCTAAAAAAGACCAGACCGCCGATGCGCTCACGAGAATTTTCAACGCGAACGTCGAATTCAAGATATCGTCGGAGGAGGCGAAGGCTATCCTCGCCGACGAGACGAACGAGTACTATGTGTCGGGACGGGATGCCAGGAAAAGCTTTCCCAAGGTACTGGACTTCAAGGAATTCTACGTCGCGCCGGACGAGGCGCGCAACAACCTCATGGGCCGCGCCATCAGCCGTGAGCAGGGAATCGTATGGGCGAGCGGCACTCATACGTCGACCCCGACGATTCTCATAGCGCTGGGGCCGGAGAACACGATAAACTATTTCCGCGGCCTGCGCCATAGTACCGAGGTGGGCGAGCTCATGCGGCAGGCGCTGGGGTTGTGA
- a CDS encoding histidine phosphatase family protein encodes MNFRNRYMVMRHGESEANVAHIIASGPDLARGSYGLTGQGAEQVRGRVRECGDLDRVTIVCSSDYRRAIETAEIVREILGLGQVRVSALLRERFFGEFEGRSSEHYYDVWAGDAGNPDNGAHGVETPRAVRARMLAFVEECEKDLDGETLLIVSHGDPLQILCAAFRGLAPDRHREIPPMGNADVRMLEPAEGFALRA; translated from the coding sequence ATGAATTTCCGCAATCGCTACATGGTTATGCGACACGGCGAGAGCGAGGCGAACGTCGCGCACATAATCGCAAGCGGGCCCGACCTGGCGAGGGGGTCATACGGGCTGACCGGACAGGGCGCGGAGCAGGTGCGCGGGCGCGTGCGCGAATGCGGGGACCTGGACCGGGTGACGATCGTATGCTCGTCGGATTACCGGCGGGCGATCGAGACGGCGGAGATCGTGCGCGAGATCCTGGGCCTGGGGCAGGTTCGGGTGTCGGCGCTGCTGCGGGAGCGCTTCTTTGGCGAATTCGAGGGCAGGAGCTCGGAGCATTATTACGACGTCTGGGCCGGGGACGCGGGCAACCCGGACAACGGCGCGCACGGCGTAGAGACGCCCCGCGCGGTGCGCGCGAGAATGCTCGCGTTCGTGGAGGAATGCGAAAAAGACCTTGATGGGGAAACGCTGCTCATCGTGTCGCATGGCGATCCCCTGCAGATACTCTGCGCGGCCTTCCGGGGGCTTGCCCCCGACCGGCACAGGGAGATCCCGCCGATGGGGAACGCGGACGTAAGAATGCTGGAGCCCGCGGAGGGATTCGCGCTACGGGCATAG
- a CDS encoding peptidase M15 yields the protein MKTTRILSAVLALCLWIPAACGESGQEGDGDAKPRACTRMPEGFSDLALVSGVRTDVRYATANNFTGAAMDGYRAGCAWLVTPAAEALGRVREELAHRGYGLLVLDAYRPLRAQIHMIRWARASGKAWLVGTYISGIANTEAVYGHPCGNTVDLTLTDERGRELDMGSAYDEFSERAWTKNADGPARERREILKSAMERQGFKNYHMEWWHYTYMKPFKARDAVIE from the coding sequence ATGAAAACTACGCGAATCCTTTCCGCCGTCCTGGCGCTCTGTCTTTGGATTCCCGCGGCCTGCGGCGAAAGCGGGCAAGAGGGGGACGGGGACGCGAAACCGCGCGCCTGCACGCGAATGCCGGAGGGCTTCTCCGATCTCGCCCTGGTTTCCGGCGTGAGAACCGACGTGCGCTACGCGACCGCGAACAATTTCACCGGCGCGGCGATGGACGGCTATCGCGCGGGCTGCGCCTGGCTCGTGACGCCCGCGGCCGAGGCGCTGGGAAGGGTCCGGGAGGAGCTCGCGCACCGCGGCTACGGTCTCCTGGTGCTGGATGCCTACCGGCCCCTCAGGGCGCAGATACACATGATCCGGTGGGCCCGCGCCTCCGGGAAGGCATGGCTGGTGGGAACCTATATATCGGGCATCGCCAACACCGAGGCCGTGTACGGCCATCCCTGCGGGAACACCGTGGACCTCACCCTGACCGACGAACGGGGCCGCGAGCTGGACATGGGAAGCGCCTACGACGAATTCTCCGAGCGCGCCTGGACGAAGAACGCCGACGGTCCCGCCCGTGAGCGCCGCGAGATTTTGAAAAGCGCGATGGAGCGCCAGGGGTTCAAGAATTACCACATGGAATGGTGGCATTATACCTACATGAAGCCCTTCAAGGCGCGCGACGCGGTGATAGAATGA
- a CDS encoding chemotaxis protein CheD (catalyzes the conversion of glutamine residues to glutamate on methyl-accepting chemotaxis receptors) — MNSLVNVGVSQVGFAVHPSVLRTILGSCVGICVYDRMKKVGSLAHVLLPNNPGDGNPEKYADTAIPLIVQRLLKDGCKKEFMSAKLAGGAAMFKFNSNVALGQIGDRNVEESRKMLEKHGIPVVAEDIGGNSGRVIDFFLEDGRLKVKAGGEEKLYYKV, encoded by the coding sequence ATGAATTCACTGGTTAATGTGGGCGTGTCCCAGGTTGGATTTGCCGTTCATCCCTCGGTGCTCAGGACCATCCTGGGCAGCTGCGTGGGCATTTGCGTGTACGACAGGATGAAAAAAGTCGGGAGCCTGGCGCACGTCCTTCTCCCCAACAACCCCGGCGACGGCAATCCCGAGAAATACGCGGACACCGCCATCCCGCTCATCGTCCAGCGGCTCCTTAAAGACGGCTGCAAGAAGGAATTCATGTCCGCGAAGCTCGCGGGCGGCGCGGCCATGTTCAAATTCAACAGCAACGTCGCGCTCGGCCAGATTGGGGACCGCAACGTCGAAGAGTCCAGGAAGATGCTGGAAAAACACGGCATACCTGTGGTAGCCGAGGATATCGGAGGGAATTCCGGCAGGGTTATCGACTTTTTCCTCGAGGACGGCCGGCTCAAGGTCAAGGCCGGCGGCGAGGAAAAGCTGTACTACAAGGTTTAA
- a CDS encoding HDOD domain-containing protein, with translation MQEQIQKRIEAIITNLDQLPSIPDVASRVINMVNDPDVSFKAMADEISKDQAITTNILKLCNSAFFSKGKEVTSMDRAIVTLGIKEVKDIVIVAATREVLSKAIQGYDLQRGELWRHGLAVAILSKRIALAKNRKAVADVAFTGGIIHDVGKTVLALFVQSTFKDILATAESKKITFDSAEKEIMGYDHQEIGEKVLSKWRFPEVLKAMVRFHHDPAAAPKEFLELVSIVHVANVICLMGGIGIGADGLYHELSDVAIKALGLSNKELEQFYSDLPQVVNQTREML, from the coding sequence ATGCAAGAGCAGATACAGAAACGCATAGAAGCGATAATAACCAATCTGGACCAGCTCCCGTCCATCCCGGACGTCGCGAGCCGGGTGATCAACATGGTCAACGATCCGGACGTGTCATTCAAGGCCATGGCGGACGAGATTTCCAAAGACCAGGCCATAACCACCAATATCCTGAAGCTCTGTAATTCGGCGTTTTTCAGCAAGGGGAAGGAAGTCACCTCGATGGACAGGGCCATCGTGACGCTGGGAATAAAGGAAGTGAAGGACATCGTGATTGTCGCCGCGACGCGCGAGGTGCTGAGCAAGGCGATCCAGGGTTACGACCTCCAGCGCGGCGAGCTCTGGAGGCACGGGCTTGCGGTCGCGATCCTCTCCAAGCGGATCGCCCTCGCGAAAAACCGGAAAGCGGTCGCGGACGTCGCGTTTACCGGCGGCATCATCCACGATGTGGGAAAGACCGTGCTCGCCCTCTTCGTGCAGAGCACCTTCAAGGATATCCTCGCCACCGCCGAATCGAAAAAAATCACCTTCGACTCCGCGGAAAAGGAAATCATGGGTTACGACCACCAGGAGATTGGCGAAAAGGTTCTTTCCAAGTGGAGGTTCCCCGAGGTGCTCAAGGCGATGGTGCGCTTCCACCACGATCCCGCCGCGGCGCCCAAGGAATTTCTGGAACTGGTCTCCATCGTTCATGTTGCCAACGTGATCTGCCTCATGGGCGGCATCGGCATCGGGGCGGACGGCCTCTACCACGAGCTCTCCGACGTCGCGATCAAGGCGCTTGGGCTCAGCAACAAGGAGCTTGAGCAGTTTTATTCGGACCTCCCCCAGGTCGTCAACCAGACCAGGGAAATGCTCTAG